From the genome of Solidesulfovibrio carbinolicus, one region includes:
- a CDS encoding MFS transporter: protein MIAPPKRLGLTAREWLVCAVAAWGFLFDSYELLMLPLIVRPALMELGGIRPSTPEFTFWFGMLFYVPAVAGGAFGLLGGWLADRFGRQRVLTASIMLYAVSSFLSGFATSLTMLLVLRCLVFIGVCVEFVAAIAWLAEFFPEPRRCEAVLGTTQAFSSVGGLLVAVVGGLASALAGGRPVTLLGWLALPPLPAPSIALPEVLSFLGHIDNPQADWRYTLMSGLLPALPLLLVRPFLPESPPWLAKRRAGQLGRPSLAALFSPGLRRTTCLVTAMFTLSFAAAFGAIQQAPQIVPGLPETRAAVAQALDKRLPEDKQAALRAQWTQEGRSENEIHQRLNAERRRIAGPVEQGFAARATTFQEFGGIAGRCALAVLAVWIVSRRKLLRFFLIPATVILPVTFAWAGTTSLPAFERGLFLAGFVIIGQFSFWGNYLPRAYPLHLRGTGESFSANVGGRMLGSCFAALTQWLAAALPIAAAHPARVAYAAAGVAFLVTLANLLASRFLPEPASQSLPEDAPPS, encoded by the coding sequence GTGATCGCCCCGCCCAAGCGGCTGGGGTTGACGGCCCGGGAGTGGCTCGTTTGCGCCGTGGCCGCCTGGGGCTTTCTCTTTGACAGCTACGAACTGCTGATGCTGCCGCTCATCGTGCGCCCGGCGCTCATGGAACTGGGCGGCATCCGTCCCAGTACGCCGGAATTCACCTTCTGGTTCGGGATGCTCTTCTACGTCCCGGCCGTGGCTGGCGGCGCGTTCGGCCTGCTTGGCGGCTGGCTCGCCGACCGTTTCGGGCGGCAACGCGTTCTGACGGCCAGCATCATGCTGTATGCGGTCTCTTCCTTCCTGTCCGGGTTCGCCACGTCCCTGACCATGTTGCTTGTCCTGCGCTGTCTCGTGTTCATTGGCGTGTGCGTGGAATTCGTGGCGGCCATTGCCTGGCTGGCCGAATTTTTTCCCGAACCACGCCGGTGCGAGGCCGTGCTGGGAACGACCCAGGCGTTTTCCTCTGTCGGCGGTCTGCTGGTGGCCGTGGTCGGCGGCCTGGCCTCCGCCTTGGCCGGCGGACGCCCCGTCACGCTGCTGGGCTGGCTCGCCTTGCCGCCGCTGCCCGCGCCGTCCATCGCCCTGCCCGAGGTATTGTCGTTTCTCGGGCACATCGACAATCCCCAAGCCGACTGGCGCTACACGCTCATGTCCGGCCTGCTGCCGGCCCTGCCGCTGCTGCTAGTGCGGCCGTTTTTGCCGGAATCCCCGCCTTGGCTGGCCAAACGCCGGGCCGGCCAGTTGGGCCGGCCGAGCCTGGCCGCCTTGTTCTCCCCCGGACTGCGGCGCACCACCTGCCTGGTCACCGCCATGTTCACCCTGAGCTTCGCTGCCGCCTTTGGGGCCATCCAACAAGCCCCACAGATCGTGCCGGGCCTGCCCGAGACCCGGGCCGCCGTGGCCCAAGCCCTGGACAAACGCCTGCCCGAAGACAAACAGGCGGCGTTGCGTGCCCAGTGGACGCAGGAAGGACGTTCGGAAAACGAAATCCATCAGCGCCTAAACGCCGAGCGCCGCCGGATCGCCGGCCCGGTAGAACAGGGATTCGCGGCGCGGGCGACCACGTTTCAGGAATTTGGAGGGATTGCCGGCCGCTGCGCCCTGGCCGTGCTGGCGGTGTGGATTGTCAGCCGCAGGAAGCTGCTGCGATTTTTCTTGATTCCGGCGACGGTTATATTGCCGGTGACTTTCGCCTGGGCCGGGACCACAAGCCTGCCCGCCTTTGAACGCGGCCTTTTCCTGGCGGGATTCGTGATCATCGGCCAGTTCAGCTTCTGGGGAAACTACCTCCCCCGCGCCTACCCGCTGCATTTACGGGGCACAGGCGAAAGTTTTTCGGCCAACGTCGGCGGCCGGATGCTCGGATCGTGTTTCGCCGCCCTGACCCAATGGCTGGCCGCCGCCCTGCCCATCGCCGCCGCCCACCCCGCCCGGGTGGCTTACGCCGCCGCCGGGGTCGCTTTTCTGGTCACCCTGGCCAATCTGCTCGCCTCGCGCTTTCTGCCCGAACCCGCCTCGCAATCCCTGCCCGAAGACGCGCCGCCCTCGTAA
- a CDS encoding L,D-transpeptidase family protein, with protein sequence MRHFAALSLLMVLVLGLGLECQAASTAPAQTDAAMRPASPLAGAGQLVLVVAEDWNTTQARLRRFERSGPNAPWRPVGDAVPVSLGRTGLAWGRGLHGQQLSEAPVKKEGDGRAPAGVFSLPRAFIGPSESSGASPHFPVHQVTAQTVCVDGVASKHYNQLFEESTVAKDWDSEERMLRPDGLYRYGLFVDHNAPSVQSGAGSCIFLHLWRSPGAPTAGCTAMAEPDMLAVLGWLDAAKKPILVQLPREELVRLAPAWGALELAAK encoded by the coding sequence ATGAGACACTTTGCCGCGTTGTCGCTTCTTATGGTCCTTGTCCTGGGCCTGGGCCTGGAGTGCCAGGCCGCCAGCACTGCTCCGGCGCAAACCGATGCGGCCATGAGGCCGGCGTCCCCTCTGGCAGGGGCTGGCCAGCTGGTGCTGGTGGTGGCCGAGGACTGGAACACGACCCAAGCCCGGCTGCGGCGGTTCGAACGTTCCGGCCCCAATGCCCCGTGGCGTCCTGTGGGCGACGCCGTGCCCGTGAGCCTGGGGCGAACCGGATTGGCCTGGGGCAGGGGGCTGCACGGCCAGCAACTCTCTGAGGCTCCGGTCAAAAAAGAGGGGGACGGACGCGCGCCTGCCGGCGTTTTCAGCCTGCCGCGCGCCTTTATCGGCCCCAGCGAATCCAGCGGCGCGTCGCCCCACTTCCCCGTGCATCAGGTCACCGCGCAAACCGTTTGCGTGGATGGAGTTGCGTCAAAGCATTACAACCAGCTGTTCGAGGAAAGCACCGTTGCCAAGGACTGGGACAGCGAGGAGCGGATGTTGCGGCCTGACGGCCTGTACCGTTACGGACTGTTTGTGGATCACAATGCCCCAAGCGTCCAGTCGGGGGCCGGTTCGTGCATTTTCCTGCACTTGTGGCGGAGTCCCGGCGCGCCCACGGCGGGCTGCACGGCCATGGCCGAACCGGACATGCTCGCCGTGTTGGGCTGGCTCGACGCCGCGAAAAAACCGATATTGGTGCAATTGCCCCGCGAGGAACTGGTCCGGCTGGCCCCTGCCTGGGGCGCGCTGGAACTTGCCGCCAAGTAA